From Pontibacter actiniarum, a single genomic window includes:
- a CDS encoding LytR/AlgR family response regulator transcription factor, which translates to MMEQTCRCLIVDDEPMARQLLQEYVQKVPFLQLHATCASALEALQRLREVPIDLLFLDINMPEVSGISLLRTLAHPPKVVFTTAFSEYAVQGFELDAADYLLKPITFDRFLKAVSKATAQAPAPVTAPAASVAPAQPERDSIFLREGTKVVRLTLSDILFVEGLKDYVSIHTRSQGRVVSLQRLKQLEEQLPACSFVRVHNSFIINVEQVDVLHRQKVKYGEKAIPVGETYRQRFLEFLKQRNIQL; encoded by the coding sequence ATGATGGAACAAACCTGCCGCTGCCTGATTGTGGATGACGAACCCATGGCCCGCCAGCTGCTACAGGAATATGTTCAGAAGGTGCCTTTTCTGCAGCTGCACGCTACCTGCGCCAGTGCTCTGGAGGCCCTGCAGCGGCTGCGGGAAGTACCCATAGACTTGCTTTTTCTGGATATCAACATGCCTGAGGTAAGCGGTATCAGCCTGTTGCGCACCCTTGCGCACCCGCCGAAAGTTGTCTTTACCACGGCCTTCTCCGAGTATGCGGTGCAGGGTTTTGAACTCGATGCAGCAGACTATCTCCTGAAGCCCATCACCTTCGACCGCTTTCTAAAGGCCGTAAGCAAAGCCACTGCGCAGGCACCGGCCCCTGTTACAGCCCCTGCCGCCAGCGTTGCACCGGCCCAGCCGGAGCGGGACAGTATCTTTCTGCGGGAGGGAACCAAGGTTGTTCGCCTCACCCTGAGTGATATCCTGTTTGTGGAGGGCCTGAAAGACTATGTGAGCATCCACACGCGCAGCCAGGGGCGGGTGGTGAGCCTGCAGCGGCTGAAACAGCTGGAGGAGCAGCTGCCGGCCTGTAGTTTCGTTCGCGTGCATAACTCCTTCATCATTAATGTGGAGCAGGTGGATGTGCTGCACCGGCAGAAGGTAAAGTATGGCGAGAAGGCCATTCCTGTGGGAGAAACTTATCGCCAGCGCTTCCTCGAGTTTCTGAAGCAGCGGAACATTCAGCTGTAG